The genomic region TTCTTCATCTTCGTCCATCGATTCATCTTCCTCCTTATCGTCATCCTCGTCATCTGGGGTATCAACTAGATACTCATCCGTCTCTAGATCACCTGTCCTAGCATTTTCTTCAATTAGACCCATTGAAACATGATGAGGGTTTTGACTATTAAGAATTCATCTACCACCATCACTCCTACTTGAGTCACCAGATACCAACCCTCCAGTACTAACCGAGGAAGTGTGGTATAGATGCATTGCATCTAAGGATAACAGCAGCATCTTTCAGTGTCACAGCACATTCACCAACAAGAAGGTGAAAGGTATGTGTATCTGGGTGCCACCTTTCGACTAGTTCATTTACCAGTGCTTTTTGACATTGAACTACTCCAATTTGGGAAACATGCAAGaaaccagtaaaccgtaaatgcTCCTCAACCCTATCATTGTACCGATCCGGAGGCAGTGGGTGATCACATGTCAGATACCGTAAACTCTACAAAAACATATCTGCTTATTAGTCAAATCATTAACaatgactaatttactactaaaagataataactatatatgatatataatttaaataatttccaCAATTAACTAACCGAGACATAATAATTCAAATCGTAAAGCTATGGtatataattttactaaatcccagtcaaacaaaaaaataatcacTGAAATATAATATTAAGAGAtactatataataataaaaaaataatggagTCTATAATTATTGTtaactaaaattataattaagttAAGAATGAATGAGTTCAtaaccaaaattaaactaaattaaataaaagtaagTTATTTGCTGAaagatatttacatatatattaatCTGCATATATATCAATAGCAAGTTTAACAGCTTGGTGATTGTGAATATTATTTTTCTCCTTCAAGTGGGGGGTTCAAACCCCTCTTCCACGTTTTGGAAATTTTTGAAACTCAGGCGGTTCATTGAACTGGACCGGTTTTGGGTCCGGTTAAACCGTTTCTCGATTGAACCGACTGGTTCGGTCCGGTTTTTATAAAAATGCACTCAGCTCCTACACCAACATCTCTATCtcaattaaaaatcaaacaaCAACCAAAAATATATTACAACAAATTCTGCCTAATTTACTCAAAATTCCACAAACCATTTCCAAAAATTATTCAACTTATAtgtaataaataattataatttctaaaattattacaaaaaaattcTAACCCATATATTATTTTTACTAATCACAATCTTAACCTATATATATGTTCCTAAATCTACTTTCTAACAATAACAACATTAACTCTATAACATATAATATTTACTTCATTTAAATATATATGCCtaaatttctaataataataataataaatctgaaatataaaaaattaaaaattaaacttaCATAATCAAGATGACTGAGATAATGTATAATATGAAGTTCAGGACGATCAACAtctttatatttttgtttctttggcATTATGAATTTTTTCTTCCAACATGCATAAACAACAATGGAGTTTTGGAGgctgaaggagaagaagaagagaggaaaggGATTGCTGGTGGGGTGGTTGAAAGAGATTCGGAGGGAGTGAGTATGGTCCAACATTTTGGTATAAGGGGCACCATCCATGGGAGCAACGACAGCGCGCCACGTGGCCTTTAcatcacaaatcggacggtccgagttGCTC from Arachis ipaensis cultivar K30076 chromosome B02, Araip1.1, whole genome shotgun sequence harbors:
- the LOC110267603 gene encoding serine/threonine-protein phosphatase 7 long form homolog encodes the protein MDGAPYTKMLDHTHSLRISFNHPTSNPFPLFFFSFSLQNSIVVYACWKKKFIMPKKQKYKDVDRPELHIIHYLSHLDYSLRYLTCDHPLPPDRYNDRVEEHLRFTGFLHVSQIGVVQCQKALVNELVERWHPDTHTFHLLVGECAVTLKDAAVILRCNASIPHFLG